From Aedes albopictus strain Foshan chromosome 1, AalbF5, whole genome shotgun sequence, one genomic window encodes:
- the LOC109424794 gene encoding melanization protease 1 — MKILVCLLAVVVALVVGLPQRLEPIKLNPSKLALLPRECGVAKYGPRSDGIKSQAFEFPWIALVLFKQTRRPATCFGTLINQRYVLSVIGCVRKTKKDPDYIRLGEQSALTNPDCSELKQRDGSVRKECAGPTVEIPIESYVAHPEFDLPMYTNDLALMRMAREVQYNDYIRPICLPTTPELLNNIPRDLLMTAWELDANVPTHYVGELEKYQIENMDLDSCQREYEKAGFTPEFEYKRFCAAQKGPNYVCSRMAGAPIGAVVDVEGTQRHVQFAMAKFAPLNCTARQTVPIISMRISEYMGWITNNLEP; from the exons ATGAAGATTCTGGTTTGTTTGTTGGCAGTGGTCGTGGCGCTGGTGGTGGGATTACCCCAACGGTTGGAACCCATTAAGCTGAACCCATCCAAGTTGGCACTGCTGCCGAGGGAGTGCGGCGTTGCCAAGTACGGTCCTCGGTCGGACGGCATCAAGAGCCAGGCGTTCGAGtttccatggattgctttggTCCTGTTTAAGCAAACTCGTCGGCCTGCTACCTGCTTCGGGACGCTGATCAATCAGCGCTATGTTCTGTCGGTGATCGGTTGCGTGAGGAAGACGAAGAAGGACCC AGATTATATCCGATTGGGAGAGCAGTCAGCGCTGACAAACCCCGACTGTAGTGAGCTGAAGCAGCGAGATGGATCCGTACGAAAGGAATGTGCCGGACCGACGGTTGAAATTCCGATCGAGTCCTACGTGGCCCATCCGGAGTTCGATCTGCCGATGTACACGAATGATTTGGCCCTGATGAGGATGGCCCGTGAGGTCCAGTACAACGATTACATCCGGCCGATTTGCCTTCCCACGACTCCGGAGCTGTTGAACAACATCCCGCGGGATCTGCTGATGACGGCCTGGGAGTTGGACGCAAATGTCCCTACGCACTACGTCGGTGAGCTGGAGAAGTACCAGATTGAGAACATGGATCTGGACTCCTGTCAGCGTGAGTACGAGAAGGCTGGTTTCACTCCGGAGTTTGAATACAAGCGGTTCTGTGCGGCTCAGAAGGGACCGAACTATGTGTGCAGTCGGATGGCGGGAGCTCCTATCGGTGCGGTGGTTGACGTCGAGGGAACCCAGAGGCATGTGCAGTTCGCTATGGCTAAGTTTGCTCCGCTCAATTGTACCGCGCGCCAGACGGTGCCGATTATTTCGATGCGTATCTCGGAGTACATGGGATGGATTACAAACAATTTGGAACCTTGA